Proteins encoded together in one Juglans regia cultivar Chandler chromosome 9, Walnut 2.0, whole genome shotgun sequence window:
- the LOC108981455 gene encoding serine/threonine-protein kinase STY13-like: MESGSRFYTADEFKLDAKWLIDPKHLFVGPRIGEGAHAKVYEGKYKNQTVAIKIVHKGETPEEISKREARFAREVAMLSRVQHKNLVKFTGACKEPVMVIVTELLLGGTLRKYLLNIRPRCLDRRVAVGFALDIARAMECLHSHGIIHRDLKPENLLLTADHKTVKLADFGLAREETLTEMMTAETGTYRWMAPELYSTVTLRQGEKKHYNHKVDAYSFAIVLWELLHNKLPFEGMSNLQAAYAAAFKNTRPSADDLPEELARILTSCWQEDPNARPNFSQIIQMLLNYLYTISPPEPSIPPRIFMSENTVLPPESPGTSSLMAVHDDTGDTPKGKMEDKPKGFFFCFSQCY, from the exons ATGGAATCTGGAAGTAGGTTCTATACAGCTGACGAGTTCAAATTGGATGCAAAATGGCTTATTGATCCCAAACATTTATTTGTTGGGCCTAGAATTGGAGAGGGAGCTCATGCCAAAGTGTACGAGGGAAA ATACAAAAACCAGACTGTTGCCATTAAAATTGTTCACAAAGGAGAGACTCCAGAAGAGATTTCCAAGAGAGAAGCACGGTTTGCAAGAGAAGTTGCAATGTTGTCCAGAGTTCAGCATAAAAACCTAGTGAAG TTTACTGGTGCTTGCAAGGAGCCTGTAATGGTGATAGTTACCGAGCTTTTATTGGGAGGGACATTACGTAAATACTTGCTGAACATACGGCCTAGGTGCTTGGACAGACGTGTTGCTGTTGGATTTGCCCTTGATATTGCTCGTGCAATGGAATGCTTGCACTCTCATGGGATCATACACCGTGATTTGAAACCTG AAAATTTACTCCTGACTGCAGACCATAAAACAGTTAAACTAGCAGACTTTGGTTTAGCAAGAGAAGAGACATTAACAGAGATGATGACTGCTGAAACTGGAACATATCGTTGGATGGCTCCAGAG TTGTACAGTACTGTTACATTAAGGCAAGGAGAGAAAAAGCATTATAACCATAAAGTGGATGCCTATAGCTTTGCAATTGTGTTGTGGGAGCTCTTACACAACAAATTGCCTTTCGAGGGAATGTCAAATCTCCAGGCAGCATATGCAGCTGCTTTTAAG AACACGAGGCCTAGTGCTGATGACCTCCCAGAGGAACTGGCTAGGATTCTAACTTCATGCTGGCAGGAGGACCCAAATGCTCGGCCCAATTTCAGCCAAATAATTCAAATGCTACTTAACTATCTTTACACCATTTCTCCTCCGGAACCCTCAATTCCTCCTCGGATTTTCATGTCTGAAAACACTGTTTTGCCACCTGAGTCTCCTGGCACAAGTTCTTTGATGGCGGTGCACGATGACACAGGGGACACACCTAAAGGAAAAATGGAAGACAAGCCAAAGggtttcttcttctgcttcagCCAGTGTTATTAA